Proteins encoded by one window of Chiroxiphia lanceolata isolate bChiLan1 chromosome 26, bChiLan1.pri, whole genome shotgun sequence:
- the GPR179 gene encoding probable G-protein coupled receptor 179 isoform X8 has protein sequence MEPRRWPLLWGVRAVLVHVTVLTAGQRPQERPPRPPGWSPGPSSSWAPTLEPGAPGDAEGSAAALAFLRTGDAQRLARANCSGGVAAGPPGPGPPPALRAALRAAPEALAHTANFLNMLFQTNDIREASVAEDVEWYQALVRSLAEGHPWVRRAVLALDAHPLAPKPRLMLQATKGDGQILLQDVSASAPSLGNLSWDNEWFNALKSQRTPQLRKRVLSNDLRSMETPKWQRGDSYVGDPGHVRWSPPFLECREGRFLPAWAVTLSSAFYGLKPDLSPEFKGVVRVDVELRDVAIDQCASGPGWFSDTHRCDLNSTQCVPQESRGFVLGRYLCRCRPGFYGAGGVASGAWAGPDGGSRLACWPCRPGCATCEDDKPCLIQEDPVLRAAVLSCQACCMLAIFLSMLVSYHFRRSKRIRASGIILLETILFGSLLLYFPVFILYFKPSIFRCIVLRWVRMLGFATVYGTITLKLYRVLKVFLSRSAQRAPYVSSGRVLKMLAPILLLVLWFLAAWTIGMLENINKNIPLVIRTQTTHGLHFYICGHDCWDYMMVIAEMLFLLWGSFLCYATRAVPSAFHEPRYMGIALHNELMISTAFHVVRFIIIPSLHPDWTLLLFFAHTHGTVTMTLALLFIPKFLHRGSPLREEITAEVYEDELDMRRSGSCLNSSIASAWSEHSLDPDDIREELKKLYRQLEVHKTWRMATNNPHLPRKRSSRRSLARSILRRGAEPPEAPSRRSSAGDRGSIPGRRGSSARRPPDTGGTGARMRDEGARRRSSALRKSRSSEGPPRGSPSPGTLPPEEPSPGREEMEVTLEQSDSDSLDAAPLVCKSASAQNLSGHWQRPPARAPALQKSHSVVTGAREEALLAASRAAREGWHSSRQLSAPASRHPPGRAPPRDAGKAKIPAKSCSQEDASPLGDAKAQKHVTYAPTKSVSIDSAHPPRKVRVAVRKTPPVPPVRYESLGRHSGPAGDSLEPAEPPRDPPAPAGEAEGTPEGTPEGHPGRSSPSAGKGGLLSPPPISAQVCPWELIQDEILSRKQKAAEAAESGIPGDTETTGPEPKPAPAKTFRSLGLAIKALNRSRGKSILRGRRESEGSFRKRGSSRREKSSLAEASATSLGGTGPDPAAKSPEGGRQRPEPPSRGYTVPCQHNNNAATPGEATGWGDSGTEGQWDSLVPGTAGGDEVAEQPGGKTQVEPQEGDGAPGVDPGKDVPAVDPGKDVPAVDPGKDVPAVDPGKDVPAVDPGKDVPAVDPGKDAPAVDRGKDAPAVMLEEGTAKGLQGMNGSIQPQEHTEEEQPPAKPTPSSPQPSTTSVQGEARGKPRTGVFPPGSLGIPAGRGALLRQEAVASREDGGLPVGEESPAKALGKGSSQDEPLGPGGSQDTDRARDAAGKAGTVPKPSSQQAGSVDSKKATICPWEVEDEPRPRTEICPWEEAAAPAGKEGLRQDTSKREGKPGSRGVGDTKAKLAGTGGRREQHRDTGIFTELVRKSLEKAESKKSQSMESIKEEICPWESLGTEKALGQPPARSTALPKSPSGKSQSTESLKAEICPWEAQEPKSSEICPWEGAEPPSGKEKLRPSTVSKSPSASQDLLKETGVGASGKEEKAKRDHESICPWESTDTEQPLPKLHTGSTEPSKKSAEICPWEDQEVKSSDKAEICPWESMEQPLGKARAGSTEPSKKSQSTESLKAEICPWEDQEPKSSDKAEICPWEGAEPPSQQPKAQQVSQGGSRGDKRITRQAALASPERSPGKGSRDREAVCPWESLGTQEPSGPSHVVGTGLPKSPSGKSQSVESLKAEICPWEAQEVKSSDRAEICPWEGAEAQLDKGTAPGKDRVPPKGVATSKLVEKGSRDRESVCPWESTEMEQPQAKPHTGSTEPSKKSDSTESRKSEICPWETAEPMGLEKESSKAGVHPRGADRTSHPGMGKPKPVAGAGVGSPTALLEKSKGSSDGEAKHKPLCRLPPSIQPPGMGSSSRPGTGLAEVCPWEAEEAPSAPAKPSTDTRKSSEVCPWEEERVDPTPTHQGQGRARGTPRDGEGGERDTQPEVCPWDHQ, from the exons ATGGAGCCGCGCCGCTGGCCGCTGCTCTGGGGCGTCCGCGCGGTGCTGGTGCACGTCACGGTGCTCACGGCGGGGCAGCGCCCGCAGGAGAGACCCCCGCGGCCGCCAGGATGGTCGCCGGGCCCCTCATCCTCGTGGGCGCCCACCCTGGAGCCGGGAGCGCCGGGGGACGCCGAGGGCTCGGCGGCAGCGCTGGCGTTCCTGCGCACGGGGGATGCCCAGCGCCTGGCCCGGGCCAACTGCAGCGGGGGGGTCGCGGCGGGACCCCCCGGCCCGGggccccccccggccctgcGAGCCGCCCTCCGGGCCGCCCCTGAGGCGCTGGCACACACCGCCAACTTCCTCAACATGCTCTTCCAGACCAACGACATCCGCGAGGCCAGCGTGGCCGAGGACGTGGAGTGGTACCAGGCGCTGGTCCGCAGCCTGGCCGAGGGGCACCCGTGGGTGCGCCGGGCGGTGCTGGCCCTCGACGCCCACCCGCTGGCCCCCAAGCCCCGGCTGATGCTCCAGGCCACCAAGGGGGACGGGCAGATCCTACTGCAGGACGTCTCGGCCTCCGCCCCCAGCCTGGGCAACCTCAGCTGGGACAACGAGTGGTTCAACGCCCTCAAGTCCCAGCGGACCCCCCAGCTCCGCAAGCGCGTGCTCAGCAACGACCTGCGCAGCATGGAGACCCCCAAGTGGCAGCGGGGGGACAGCTACGTGGGCGACCCGGGCCACGTGAGGTGGTCGCCGCCGTTCCTGGAGTGCCGGGAGGGCCGGTTCCTGCCCGCCTGGGCGGTCACGCTCTCCTCCGCCTTCTACGGGCTCAAGCCAGACCTCAGCCCCGAGTTCAA GGGTGTGGTGCGGGTGGATGTGGAGCTGCGGGATGTGGCCATCGACCAGTGCGCCAGCGGGCCGGGCTGGTTCTCTGACACACATCGCTGTGACCTCAACAGCACCCAG TGTGTGCCCCAGGAGAGCCGTGGCTTCGTCCTCGGGAGGTACCTGTGCCGGTGCAGGCCGGGCTTTTACGGGGCCGGCGGAGTGGCCAGCGGTGCCTGGGCAG ggccgGACGGGGGGTCCCGCCTGGCGTGCTGGCCCTGCCGCCCGGGCTGTGCCACCTGTGAGGATGACAAGCCGTGCCTGATCCAGGAGGACCCGGTGCTGCGGGCGGCCGTGCTGTCGTGCCAGGCCTGCTGCATGCTGGCCATCTTCCTCAGCATGCTCGTCTCCTACCACTTCAGACGGAGCAAG aggaTCCGGGCATCGGGAATCATCCTCCTGGAGACCATCCTCTTTGGATCCCTCCTCCTCTACTTCCCC GTGTTCATCCTGTACTTCAAGCCGAGCATCTTCCGCTGCATCGTCCTGCGCTGGGTGCGGATGCTCGGCTTCGCCACCGTCTACGGCACCATCACCCTCAAGCTGTACAG gGTGCTGAAGGTGTTCCTGTCCCGCTCGGCCCAGCGGGCGCCCTACGTGTCGAGCGGGCGGGTGCTGAAGATGCTGGCgcccatcctgctcctggtgctgtggTTCCTGGCAGCCTGGACCATCGGGATGCTGGAGAACATCAACAAGAACATCCCGCTGGTGATCCGCACCCAGACCACCCACGGGCTCCACTTCTACATCTGCGGCCACGACTGCTGGGACTACATGATGGTCATTG ccgagatgctgttcctgctgtgggGCAGCTTCCTGTGCTACGCCACCCGGGCCGTGCCCTCCGCCTTCCACGAGCCCCGGTACATGGGCATCGCCCTCCACAACGAGCTCATGATCTCCACTGCCTTCCACGTGGTCAG GTTCATCATCATCCCCTCCCTGCATCCTGACTGGactctgctcctcttcttcgCTCACACCCACGGCACCGTCACCATGACCCTGGCCCTGCTCTTTATCCCCAAG TTCCTGCACAGGGGCTCTCCGCTGCGGGAGGAGATCACGGCCGAGGTGTACGAGGACGAGCTGGACATGCGGCGCTCGGGCTCCTGCCTGAACAGCAGCATCGCGTCCGCCTGGAGCGAGCACAGTCTCGACCCCGATGACATTCGG gaggagctgaagaagctcTACCGGCAGCTGGAGGTGCACAAGACGTGGCGGATGGCGACCAACAACCCCCACCTGCCCAGGAAGCGCAGCTCCCGCCGCAGCCTCGCCCGCTCCATCCTGCGCCGCGGGGCCGAGCCGCCCGAGGCCCCGTCCCGCCGGAGCAGCGCCGGGGACCGCGGGAGCATCCCGGGCCGCCGCGGCTCCTCCGCCAGGCGCCCGCCGGACACCGGCGGCACCGGCGCGAGGATGAGGGACGAGGGAGCCCGGCGCCGCTCCTCGGCCCTGCGCAAGTCCCGCAGCTCCGAGGGGCCCCCCCGAGGGTCGCCCAGCCCCGGCACCCTCCCCCCCGAGGAGCCCTCGCcggggagggaggagatggaggtgACCTTGGAGCAATCCGACAGCGACTCCCTGGACGCCGCCCCGCTCGTGTGCAAGTCGGCCAGCGCCCAAAACCTGTCGGGGCACTGGCAGAGACCCCCGGCCCGGGCGCCCGCCCTGCAGAAGTCACACAGCGTCGTCACCGGGGCGCGGGAGGAGGCCCTGCTGGCGGCCAGCAGAGCCGCCCGGGAGgggtggcacagcagcaggcagctctcAGCCCCGGCCTCGAGGCACCCTCCCGGCCGTGCCCCTCCCAGGGACGCCGGGAAGGCCAAAATCCCCGccaagagctgctcccaggaggaCGCGTCCCCCCTGGGCGATGCCAAGGCGCAGAAACACGTCACCTACGCGCCCACCAAGAGCGTCAGCATCGACAGCGCCCACCCGCCCAGGAAGGTGCGAGTGGCCGTGAGGAAAacgccccccgtgccccccgtcCGCTACGAGAGCCTGGGGAGGCACTCGGGGCCCGCTGGGGACTCCCTGGAGCCGGCGGAGCCACCGCGGGACCCCCCGGCACCGGCGGGAGAGGCGGAGGGGACACCGGAGGGGACACCAGAGGGACACCCGGGGCGCTCGTCCCCTAGCGCGGGGAAGGGCGGGCTGCTGAGCCCACCCCCCATCTCGGCACAGGTCTGTCCCTGGGAGCTGATCCAGGACGAGATCCTgagcaggaaacaaaaagccGCCGAGGCAGCAGAGTCAGGAATCCCCGGTGACACGGAGACCACCGGCCCCGAGCCCAAACCGGCCCCCGCCAAGACCTTCCGGAGCCTGGGCCTGGCCATCAAAGCCCTGAACCGCTCCCGGGGCAAGAGCATCctcagagggaggagggagagcgAGGGGAGCTTCAGGAagagggggagcagcaggagggagaagtcCAGTCTGGCCGAGGCTTCGGCCACGTCCCTCGGGGGCACCGGCCCGGACCCCGCTGCCAAAAGCCCCGAGGGGGGCAGGCAGAggccagagccccccagccGTGGGTACACGGTGCCCTGCCAGCACAACAACAACGCTGCCACCCCCGGGGAAGCCACGGGCTGGGGGGACAGCGGGACAGAAGGACAATGGGACAGTCTGGTGCCAGGGACAGCTGGTGGGGACGAAGTGGCAGAGCAGCCCGGTGGGAAAACACAGGTGGAGCCCCAGGAAGGGGACGGGGCTCCTGGGGTGGATCCAGGGAAGGACGTTCCTGCAGTGGATCCAGGGAAGGATGTTCCTGCAGTGGATCCAGGGAAGGACGTTCCTGCAGTGGATCCAGGGAAGGACGTTCCTGCAGTGGATCCAGGGAAGGATGTTCCTGCAGTGGATCCAGGGAAGGATGCTCCTGCAGTGGATCGAGGGAAGGATGCTCCTGCAGTCATGCTGGAGGAAGGAACAGCCAAAGGGCTCCAGGGGATGAATGGATCCATCCAGCCCCAGGAGCACACGGAGGAGGAGCAGCCACCTGCAAAGCCCACCCCaagcagcccccagccctccaCCACCAGCGTGCAGGGAGAGGCCAGGGGGAAGCCAAGGACTGGGGTTTTTCCCCCAGGATCCCTTGGAATCCCAGCGGGAAGGGGAGCTCTGCTGCGCCAAGAGGCCGTTGCTTCCCGGGAGGACGGGGGGCTCCCGGTGGGTGAGGAGAGCCCGGCAAAGGCACTGGGAAAGGGGAGCAGCCAGGATGAGCCCCTCGGTCCTGGGGGGAGCCAGGACACCGACAGAGCTCGGGATGCAGCGGGGAAAGCTGGga ctgtgcccaaaCCTTCATCCCAGCAAGCTGGGTCCGTGGACAGCAAAAAGGCCACCATCTGTCCGTGGGAAGTGGAGGATGAGCCACGTCCTAGAACAGAAATCTGCCCCTGGGaagaggctgcagctccagcagggaaggagggattgAGGCAGGACACCTCCAAAAGGGAAGGCAAGCCAGGATCCAGAGGAGTGGGAGATACCAAAGCAAAGCTGGCAGGGACGGGCGGCCGTcgggaacagcacagggacaccGGGATCTTCACAGAGCTCGTCaggaaaagcctggaaaaagcTGAGTCCAAGAAATCCCAGAGTATGGAGAGCATAAAGGAGGAGATCTGTCCTTGGGAGAGCCTGGGCACCGAGAAAGCCCTGGGACAACCCCCTGccaggagcacagcactgcccaaaTCACCTTCGGGGAAATCCCAGAGCACGGAGAGCCTGAAGGCAGAGATCTGTCCTTGGGAGGCTCAGGAGCCCAAATCCAGTGAAATCTGTCCCTGGGAGGGGGCTGAACCTCCATCAGGTAAAGAGAAACTCAGACCATCCACTGTGAGCAAAAGCCCTTCTGCAAGTCAGGATCTCCTGAAAGAAACTGGAGTTGGTGCATCcggaaaggaggagaaagcaaagagagaCCATGAGTCCATCTGTCCCTGGGAGAGCACAGACACGGAGCAGCCACTGCCCAAACTCCACACTGGGAGCACAGAGCCATCAAAGAAATCAGCAGAGATCTGTCCTTGGGAGGATCAGGAGGTCAAATCCAGTGACAAAGCTGAGATCTGTCCCTGGGAGAGCatggagcagcccctgggcaaAGCCCgtgcagggagcacagagccTTCCAAGAA atcccagagcacagagagccTGAAGGCAGAGATCTGTCCTTGGGAGGATCAGGAGCCCAAATCCAGTGACAAAGCTGAA ATCTgtccctgggaaggggctgaacctccctcccagcagccaaaggcacagcaggtttcccaggggggctccaggggggaCAAGCGCATCACGCGCCAGGCAGCGCTGGCCAGCCCGGAGAGatccccagggaagggcagcagggacagggaggctGTGTGTCCCTGGGAGAGCCTGGGCACACAGGAACCCTCGGGACCATCCCATGTCGTGGGCACAGGGCTGCCGAAATCACCTTCGGGGAAATCTCAGAGCGTGGAGAGCCTGAAGGCAGAGATCTGTCCTTGGGAAGCTCAGGAGGTCAAATCCAGTGACAGAGCTGAAATCTGTCCCTGGGAGGGGGCTGAAGCTCAGCTGGACAAAGGAACAGCCCCAGGGAAGGACAGAGTCCCACCAAAAGGAGTGGCCACCTCCAAACTTGTGGAGAAGGGGAGCAGAGACCGTGAGTCCGTCTGTCCCTGGGAGAGCACGgagatggagcagccacaggccAAACCCCACACtgggagcaca GAGCCATCCAAGAAATCCGACAGCACGGAGAGCAGGAAATCTGAAATCTGCCCCTGGGAAACAGCAGAGCCCATGGGGTTGGAAAAGGAAAGCTCCAAAGCAGGTGTGCACCCACGGGGAGCTGACAGAACATCCCACCCCGGGATGGGAAAGCCAAAGCCggtggcaggagctggtgtTGGGTCTCCAACAGCCCTGCTGGAAAAATCCAAGGGCAGCTCTGATGGGGAGGCCAAACACAAGCCCCTGTGCCGGCTCCCGCCCAGCATCCAgcccccagggatgggcagcagctccaggcctGGCACTGGCCTGGCTGAGGTTTGTCCCTGGGAAGCAGAAGAGGCTCCATCAGCACCTGCCaagcccagcacagacacaagGAAAAGCTCGGAGGTGTGtccctgggaggaggagagggtggATCCCACCCCGACCCAccagggccagggcagagccagaggGACCCCCCGGGATGGAGAGGGGGGTGAGAGGGACACCCAGCCCGAGGTGTGCCCGTGGGATCACCAGTAG